ATCCTCGAAATGGGTCAGTAGCTTTTGCAAGGCGTTGGGCAGCAACATGGTATTGGCGTCGCAGAAGACCAGGATGTCCCCGGAAGCGCGCGGCACCAATTGGTTGAGCACGGAGGCCTTGCCGCCGCGCTGGGAAAAGCCGAAAAGCTTCACTTGGGGCGCGTACTTCGCGACGATGGCGTTGGTACGGTCCGTAGAAGCGTCCGAGCCGATCAGGATTTCCATGTTCTTGCGGGGGAATTCGAGATCGAAGGTATTGCGGATCTTCTCCTCGATCACCTTCTCCTCGTTATGGGCGGCGATGACCATGGAGACCTTGAACTTGTTGGGATTGCCCTGCTTGCGCTTGAACGAGCAGAACAGGCTCAGGACCGGTAGCGAAACCGGGTACAACAGGTAGGTATGGACCAGCATGCCCGCTGTCACCCAGAACAGGATTTCCATCAAGAAGCGCCCTTCAAGAACTCCTCGAAGGAAACCTTCCGCTCGCGCGCCCCGGAGGAGATGTATTTGAGCAGATTGATCATCAGGTCGGCTTCGGCGTAGGACGAAAAGCTGCCGATGATCTCCCCCTTAGGGCTGATGAAAAGCAAGGTGGGAAAACCTTCCACGCCCCAGGACAGGGACAAATCGCGCATGGCGATCTTCTTGCCCTTCCAGGTGACTTGATCCTGGCTCTCGGCATTGAACTTGATGCTGACGAAGTTCTTCTCGAGTTCGGCCAGCACCGGCTTGGCTTTGAGGGTGGTGCTTTCCACCATCTTGCAGTAGCCGCACCAATCGGTGTAGACGTCCACGAAGGCGTACTTCTTGCCGGCGGCGGCGTCCTTCAGACCCTTATCGAACGGTTTCCACACCAGGTCCTGGGAAAAGCCCAGGCTGGCGAAGGCGCCGAGGAGCGCCACGGGGACGAAGATGCCGCGCAAACCTTTCATATCACTTCAGCGCGCTTTCCAGCTTCTCGCTAATCTTGCTTTTGGGATAGGCGCCGACCAGCTGTTGTACCACCGCGCCGTTCTTGAAGAAAAGCAGGGTGGGAATGCTGCGGATCCCGAACTTGCTCGCGATGTCGGGAGCATCGTCGGTATTCAGCTTCCCTACCTTCACTTTGCCCTGGTAATCCTTGGCGAGTTCCTCGACCACGGGGCCAACCATGCGGCAAGGGCCGCACCACGGGGCCCAAAAATCCACCAAGACCGTACCGGTGTATGCGGCGACTTCTTGCTCGAAGTTCTCGCTGGTCAGTTCCTTCACAAATTCCGATGCCATGTTCGCTCCTATTTACCCGATGCTTTCATCTCGCCCGTCGAAATCGTCGCGGAAGCCTGGCGGGCCTGGAAGGCCTCCACACGGGCGACCACTTCTTCCTGGAACCGTCGCCAGGACCCGGGGTGGTCCATCAAATCCTCGGTCTCACGGTGGAACTGGGCCGGAGTCACCTGGTGTTGGGCCAGGATAACGCGCCGGATCTGGTTCACCTTGTCCAAGTCGTTGGCGTACCCCACGGTAGCGAGCTTCAATTCGACGTATAAATCTACAAACTTGGCATCCGGGGCGAATTCACCTTTCTGGCAACCCGATACGGCCAGGAGCGCCAGCGGTAACCACCGCAAGGCCCTTAATTGGATAGTACTGCCGGTGCTTGAACGTGTCAATTCGAATTCCCCAACCCGGCTATGCGAATGCCGGAATCGCCGTTTCCCTCCACCCGGAAGAACGGCGAGAGGAACATACAAAGGGCGAAAACGCGGTTGCATGCTTGCATATCTTTTTACCGAATCGTGACAGGCTAGCGGTCCAGCGGGGCCGCAGGCCCCGAAAGGGACCGCCGTCGCCGGTGGCGCTCCTCAAACACCCAAATAATAATCCGAAGCCGTTTTCCCGGCTGGCAAAGCCGTGGGATCGGGAATCAGTTCCGTGGCCTCGGCATCCTTCAGGAAAAGGCCCCGCACGTACTCTTCGCGATCGAAGCGGATCAAATCGCCCACGTCCTCCCCCACTCCGACCCAAGCGACGGGAATCCCGAACTCGCGGCAGATAGGGATGATCGCGCCGCCCTTGGCGGTCCCGTCCAACTTGGTCACCACCAAACCGTCCAGCTTCACGATGCCGTTGAAACCCTGCCCCTGCTGGATGGCGTTCTGTCCGGTATTGCCGTCGATGACGAGCAGGCATTCGTGCGGCAAGGACTCATCGTGCTTGCGCAGCACGCGCACGATCTTGCGTAGCTCTTCCATCAGGTGGCCCTTGTTCTGGAGCCGCCCCGCGGTATCGATGATGAGGATATCGAAGCCGCGGGCCTTGGCCGCCGCGTAAGCGTCATACGCCACCGAGGCCGCATCCGCGCCCTCCTGGTGCTTCACGATGTCCACGTCGGTCCGTTCCGCCCAGCGCTCCAGTTGCGCGATGGCTCCGGCGCGGAAGGTATCCCCCGCGGCCACCATCACCTTCAAACCCAGGCCTTTGTAAAAGTGCGCCAACTTCCCGATAGTCGTGGTCTTCCCCGCCCCGTTGACCCCGATCATGAGGATCACGTGGGGTTTGGCTTTCGCTTCCCACGCCGGCGTCTGCGGCAAAAGGTCGCGCGTGGCTTCGGCCATCCATCCCAGCAACTGCTGAGAGTCGATCTCTTCCCCACGCGCCTTGGTGCGCACGTAATCCATGATCGCGGACGCCACGTCGATGCCGATGTCGCAGGCAAGGAGCTTCTCTTCGATGTTTTCGATTACCTGCTCGGTGAGCTTGCCCTTGCCGAACGCTCCCTTTACCTCCTTGACCATGCTTTCGCGCGTCTTGGTGAGGCCGGTGAAAATCTTGCCGAAAAAGCCCATTCTGAATCCCCGATGCTGTGGGGAATATAATATCCGCGTGGCCTTCGGGGCCGGTCGGTCTCCCGGGGCGCTCCGCCGGTTCGGCTGCTCGCTTTCGGTTCCCTGAGGGCCTTTCACGGCCTGGGGAGACGGCGCCCGCTGCCGCGGGCTTTCCATGCCCTGGATCGGCTCCCTTCCCCAGGCCGTGGACGCTTACAACTCACCGGCGGAGCGCCCCGGGAGCCCGTCCGTTACCGCAACCCCTACGCTTGAGTGGACCGGGTCTTGCCGCATAGGCGTTTCGAAAGCACAGGATCAATTGGACCCTGACTATGGACGCAGCGATGCCAGAACGCAGCGGGCCGCGGCAGGAAGGCCCCAAAGGGGGCGCTGCGATCATTCGGAAAAGGGGGCTATCAGGACCCGCTATCGCCGCAACGGACGAGGCCCGCCGAAGGACGGCCAAGGATTCTTCTCCACGAATCGGACCCTGCCCCGATCGCAAAGCCAACCTTCCTATATCTCACCCACCGCGAAAGCGGGATCGGCTGCGGGACGCAGCCTCGGATGGACCGCGCGGGTCCGGCCGGGCGGGGCGGCGGGCGCATAACAAGCGGACGAAGTTCCGGGAATGGGAAGCGAACGCGGTGCGCGAAAGCCCGCGTGCGCGCAACATCGATGCAGGGGGCGATACGCGGGCATCCCCATTCCCGGAACGAGGATAGATCCAGGGGTGGGTCTAGCGCCGTGCGCGCCCGCCGCCCCGCCCGGCCGGACCCGCAGGGGGACCTACGAAGAAGCATCCCGCATCAGATCCCCGAACGCGTCGATTTCATCCTTCTGCTGCAACAACCACTCCCCGAAGATCACCAACTGCTCCACCGGCAGGTTCAGCTCTTCCAGATACGCGTCCTGCGTGGGCGGGGGCGCTTCGCCAGGCAGGCTCACGATTTGGAAGCCGTGGCAGACGAGATCGGCCAAGTGCACGACGATCGTCTTCTTATAGAATTCCTTGCTCTGCTCCGGCTGATGATGATGGCCGATGGCGGCCACCAGATCGCCGGGGAAATTCCATTGCTCGGCGACATGCTTCCCCAAGCGGCCATGATCGAAACCGAATACCAGGTTTTCGGCTTCGGCGAGGGTATGGGGGCCGGCCTCGATGGTCCGCTCCACGCGCTTGAATTCGCCCGAGTCCAGTTCGATCATGGCGCCCAGGTCGTGCAAGAGGCCCATGGAAAAAAGCTCTTCCACTTCTTGCTGGGTATAAATGCCGGTGAATTGCGCGATGTGGCGGGAAAGCAGGCCTACGGCGATCGAGTGGCGCCAGAAATCGCCCCAGAGCGGGCCCTCGCTTCCGGCCAGGGAGGCCGACAGGGCGATGCGGGAAATATTGTGGTTCCCCAGGCGGACGATCGCCGCCTTGAGCGAGGTGATGCTGCGCGGGGTCCCGTAGAAGACCGAATTGGCCGCCTTCAATACCTTGGAGGAGACGGCCGGTTCCTTCTCCAGCACATGCACCAGGTCCTGCGCCGAACAGGCGGGATCGCGCAGCACGGCCAGGGTCTCGCGGATCAGAACGGGATTCTTGGGGACGCCGCCGTCGCGGCGGACGTAGCGGGCGAAGAAGGCTTCCGGATTGCCGAAATCGCTTTCTGGCATAGGCGCGCCGCCGGTCGGGCGAACCTCAGTTCGCTTCGATAAGGGAAAAGAAAGGCTCCGCTTCCTGGATATGCTTTTCGAGTTCTTCCAGCAATTGCTCGGAGGAAATGCCCAGCCCCAGCAAGCCTTCGACCTCTTTGGCTAAAGGCGCGTAGGTTTCCTCGGCCATGCAGCCGCTGCCTTTGAGATGGCAAAGATGGTTGGCGAAATGGACGATGCAGGCCATGTCCTGCGCCGTTTTGTCTTCCAAGGGCGAATGGTGGAATACGATGGGGCCTTTCAGCTCGTTGGGCATCTGCCACTTGTCCACCAGCATCCCGCTCACGTCCGCGTGGCTCATGCCCAAGATGGATTTCTCGACCATGACCAGGGGCAGCCCTTTCTCCTTGGCGGCATTGAGCACGGGCAGGTAATCCTCGTTGGAGAACTGCTCCAGGATGATCTTCCCGATGTCGTGCAACAAACCGGCTGAGAAAGCGGTCTCCATGTCCACCAACTTCTTCTTGCGATAGATCTGGGCCAACATGCGCGAGGCGATTCCCACCATGAAGGAATGCTTCCAGAAGGCTTTACGATCGAATCGGACCAGGCCGGGTTTCTGGGGAAAGACTTTCAGCACCGAGGCCGACAACACCAAGCTGCGGATGGTATTGAATCCCAGGATGACGATGGCCGAGTTGACGGAGGAAATGGTCCGGGGGATCCCGTAGAAGGCCGAGTTGGCCAGGCGCAGCACCTTGGAGGTGAGGGCCACGTCCCGGGAAATGAACTTGGCCACGTCCTCGGCGCTGGAATGCGGATCGTTCACGATCTGCATCACTTTCGCGGCGATGGTGGGCATGGTGGGGATCTGCCCGAGATCCTGGATAATCCGCTGGTAACGCTGTTTGGAATCCTCTGCCATATTGCCGATCGCGATTGGGTTCTTGGGGTATCATAACACGGTGTAATGCCGAAAGAAAGAGCGGAATGCGGGGACGAAGTACGGGCTTTGCCCAAGGGAAGCTTCGGCGGGCGGTTCAGGAAAAGAAAAAGCCGCCATACTTGGAGTATTGGCGGCTCGGTTTGGGACAGTGGCTTCGTTGCGCCATTCGGCGCAGGCGGCTCCGGGGCTTAGAGCTTATTCTCGATGAAATCCACCATGCCGTAGGCCTTCGCTTCTTCGGCCGTCATGAAGCGATCGCGATCGGTATCCAATTCGATTTGCTCTACGCTCTTGCCGGTCGCATCGGCGAGCAGCTTGTTCAGCACGTTGCGGATCCGCAGCATCTCTTCCGCCTGGATCTGGATATCGGTGGCGGGGCCGTACATCTGGCCGGAAATGAGGGGCTGATGGATCATGACGCGGGCGTTCTTCCAGGCGTAACGCTTGCCCTTGGTCCCGAGGGCCAGAAGTTGCGCGCCCATGGAGGCGGCTTGTCCCGAGACCACGGTCGCCACGTCGGACTTGATCGCGCTCATCGCATCGATGATGGCCATGCCCGAAGAGATCACGCCGCCGGGGCTGTTGATGTAGAGGGTGATGTCCTCATGGTTGAGGGTGTCCAGGTAGAGCAGTTGCTTCACCACTTTTTCGGCGACGGTATCGTCCACCTGGGACCACAGGAAGATCTTGCGGGCCTTGATGAAGGACTCCATGATCTCCTTGCCGAGATTGGATTCCTCCTTCTCCTTTTCCTTTTCCTTATCGTCCATCCGGAAGTCAGTCATGGGGTGCCCGTTAGGTTGGAGGTGTATTCCGCGATCCTACCACTTTTTACGATCTCATAAATAGCAAAATCGCGCGGGTGTATGCAACGGAGGCCGCGGTTACGCGTAACTGCGAAGCGCGGCGACGGTATCAGATCGGAAACCAGTTGGTGGTGCCGTCGGGATTGTCCTTCACGCCGAAGCCCTTATCCTTCAGGAGATCCCGGATCTCGTCGCTCCGTTTCCAATCCTTGCGGGCCCGCGCTTCCTTGCGCTCCTCGAGCAGGGCGGCCAGCGGTCCCGGCAATGCCGTTCCGGCGCGTTCATCCTTCTCGTCGAGCTTGAGCCCCAGCGCTTGATCGAAGTCGAGCACGAGCGCCCCTTTTTCGCCATCCAACAGATCGGGATCCTTCAGCATCTGGTTCAGCACCGCGAGCGCTTGGGGGAATCCGAGATCATCGCAGATGGCGGCCTGGAAGCGCTGGCGCCAGCCCAGGGCGTTGTCCGAAGCGAGGGAGGAGGCCTTCGCGACCAGCGGATCGGTCTTGCGACGCAGGCTTTTCAGGGAATCGCGCGCCGTATCCATCGCTTCCCAGCTGAAGTTCAGGTACTGCCGGTAATGCGCCGACAGGCAGAAGTAGCGGTAGTCCATGGCTCCGTAGCCCTTCTTGAGCAGAAGGTCCAAGGTCACGAACTCGCCCGAGGACTTGGACATCTTCCCGCCGCCACCGTCGGCGGTGGGCTGTTCCACCAGCCAGGATCCGTGCATCCAATAGCGGGAGAAGGTATGGCCGGTGGCGCATTCGGACTGCGCGATTTCGTTGGTGTGGTGCACGCGGATGAGATCGGTGCCGCCGCAGTGGATGTCCAAGGTGTCGCCCAAATGCTTCATGGCCATGGCAGAGCATTCGGCATGCCATCCGGGGAATCCCAGGCCCCAGGGCGAATCCCATTCCATGGCCCGCTTCGAATCCTTGGGCGAGAATTTCCACAAGGCGAAGTCGCTGGCGTTGCGCTTGCCCTCGGTGACGCCGATGCGGTGGCCTTCCTGCATGCCCTTGAGATCGAGCCCGGCGAAATCGGCGTAGCGCGGGAACTTGGCGGTATCGAAATAAATCCCGTCGTCGGGGATGATATAGGTGAAGCCCTTGGCCTCCAAGGTCTGCACCAGGGCGATCTGCTCGGGAATATGCGCGGTGGCCTTGGTCCAGGCGGAAGGCTGCTTGAGGTTGAGGCGTTCCCAATCCTTATAGAACGATTGCGTATAGTACTCGGCGATGTCCCACACCGACTTGCCTTCGCGCGCCGCGCCCTTTTCCATCTTGTCCTCGCCGGTGTCGGCGTCGGAGGTCAAGTGGCCCACGTCGGTGATGTTCACGATATGCTTCACGGCATATCCGACGTACTCCAGGGTGCGGCGCAGCAGATCCTCGAAGATGAAGGTACGCAGGTTCCCGATGTGGACGTAATGGTAGACGGTGGGGCCGCAGGAATAGACGCGGGCCACGCCCGGCGTCAGGGGCACGAAGGGCTCGACCTTCTTGGAGGCCGTATTGTAAATGGAAAGATCGGCGCTCATGGGTGGGATATTTAGGAAGAATGGGGGGAAAGTCAAGCGAGCGGGAGAGTCGCACGCCCCAGCCGAAAGCCTATCGGCGGGGGAAGCGCGCCATTTTCAATCCCTCCGGCCCGCGGCGTCCCGATCCCCGGAACGGAAGAGAATGAGGGGCGCCGGCTTCTGCAAGGCGGAAACGCGCGGCCGGGCACGTGACGGCGCGAGCGAGGTCGTGGGCTGGCGGGGAACGATGATGGAGTTCCCGCTTCGTATCCAGTACACGGTGAGAATTTGGAACTGCGTCGGAGAGCTGCGCAAGAAGATGTATCCGTCAGGGAGTCCTTTGGGGAGGTCCTTAAAGACGAAGGAGCCGTTCTCGTCGGTCTTGGAGAGGAAGGTGATCCAGCCGCTCTCGTTTTGGGAACTGAGGTCGATGGGCCATTCGGCAACCGGCTTGCGCGCCGAATCGAGCAAGGCGCCGGTGAAGGTGAAGCTGTTATTCTCCGTGGCCCGGGCCAATGCGTAGTGAAGTGCGCAGGGCGCCGTATCGCTACCGCACCTCGGAAGCGTGATCAAGCGGGAGATATAGCCCGGATATCCGGCGGTGACCCAAAGAGTCGAGGGAATGCTTCGGGAAGGGAGCCCCTTACTCGTGACATAGGCCCAACCGCGCGTGTCCGTGCTCGCGATGGTGATATTGGCTTCGGTATTTTGAATGGTCAGACTGGCCCCTACCAGGGGCAGGCCCGTCGCCGAATCCGCGACGTAGGCTGCGATGAAGGTCCCGGGAGGGGGCAAGGTATCCGCCGTTCCAGAAGTATCGCCGGCGGTAGCCTGGGCCGGAGCGGCCAGGGCAATGGAAATGCCGAGGAAAAGACCGATACCCGTTTCCGTGAGCCGGCTTATCGCCGAACCGGACCGGTCATGGCGTGAAGATACCATTCTTCCCCCTATGGCAATGCGCTTCGGAACAAAGGTAAATCGAAACCCTTTTCCGCGCTGCTCATCCAACGCGGCGGTTATTCCGCTTCGGGAACCCCGACCAGGCTTATGTAGAGGATGCCGTGGGCCAAGGGCGCCTTCAACAATTCGTTGGCCTGATCGTCGTAATACCCGCCGATGCCGCTTGACCCTAATCCCTGGTGCACCGACCATAGATTAAGCCGTTCGCCGATCTGGCCCGCATCCATGCAGGCGTAACGGTAGCCGCGATCGCCGTATACTTCGGCCAAAGCCGCCAGATTGGCGGTATGCACCAGGGCGAAGGCGCATTCGGAAGCCAGATCCTGCCCCAGGCACATGAAATAGGTCTCGGAGCGGAAATCACCCCGGCGCCGTTCGGTCAGACCCAAAGTGGCGGGATCCAATTCGTACACGCCGGGCTCGAGTCCTTTGATTCCCAAGGCCACCAGGTGGAAGCCCAGTTGCCCTGGAGCCAGGCACCAGGGCGCGCCTTCGGGACGGAACGCGTAGGCCAGCGCCTCGCGGACCTGATCGAGGGTGACGCTGGCGCCGGTGAACTTGCGGCAACTGCGGCGGCTCAGGATGGCCTTGAACGGGCTATACCTGGACGGGAGCGGGAAGGCGGGGCCGCCGCAAGCGCCGCTCACGGGCGCGCGCGGCTTTTCCGAACGGATGCGTTCGCAAGCGTTCTGCTGCACCTGCATGGGATCGCCGGCTTGCGCATGCTTGATGGCCTCGGCGGGAGGCTCGCCGGGATATTGCCCGAAAGCGGCGAGCAGGCTGCCGCGCGGCCCCACCGCCACGCCTAGCAGGGGGAATTCTTCCTTGGGGGTGAGGAATAGAAGTTCTTCCAAGCCCGCGTCCAGAAAGCCGCCGAGCAAGGCGTAATCCTGGCCGGTGGCGCGGCAGGCTTCCAGGAGATTACCCAAGGCATGCCCGGTGTCCAGCAGAATGCGCCGGTAAGCGCGCTCCTTATAACGCCAGGCGCTGCGGCCGTAGATGCCGGTGAAAAGGAAGAGCAGGCCCGCGCCCTCGACGGCGGGATGGCCCAGGAAGTAATGCTTGAGATCGGCCCAGAACGATCCCTCCCAGACGGGGATGAGCGCCGACTTGAGGGAATGGTAATGGTAGATGCCGTCGGCGAGGCCCTTTTGGCCGCGGGCGGCCACGTAGATCTCGGTCGGATAAAGGCCTCCGGCCGAGGGGGCCGCGCGCAGGAAATGATCGCTGCCGGACTGATCGGTTAGGCGGGCGGTGAGACCTAAGGTGAAAAAGAGGAGGCGGGCGATGTTCTCGAGGCCGGCTTCGGGCCCGCCCGATTCGGTACCGCCTGTTTCCGGCCCACCCGTATCCGCGGCTTCCCGGGGCGCGGCCGGGTCCGTTCCCAGGATTTCCATGGCCGCTTGTAGGCGCGTGAGGAGATCGATTTTCCCCTTGGCGGAGATGGGCTTAAAGGCGGGGGGCTGGCGATCCCAATGCACGGGCCCCAGCTTATCGATGGTATGCGGATTGTACTTGGTAAGCTCGTGGTACCGTTCGGTGAAGCTGGCCAATACATTCCCCCCGGCGGAATGTAACAAGGGCGGGGGTTTTTTGTACACTATAGCGGCTTATGGCGCAAAGAGTTGCCTTTACCATCGCCTTGTTGGCCGCAGCCTTTGCTTTGTCCGCCCCGCGCGTTTCCGCCTCCTCTTTCAATCGTAACGAAGCCCATATCGATTGGCGCACGGTCGAGACGGAGCACTTCCGTTTCCATTACGCGGCCCAGCTCGAGCCCGTGGCCGGCTATATCGCCGGCATCGCCGAGGGCGTGGCCGAAGCGAAGATGAAGCGTTACCAGATCCGCCTGCCGAACAAGGTGGAGTTCATCATCCGCGAGGACATCTTCAGTAACGGCTGGGCCAACTCGCTCCAGAACATCATGACCGTCTGGATCACGGACTGGGACTTCCCCATCCGCAGCACGCATAATTGGCTCCGCGACGTGGTCACCCACGAGTTCTCGCACCTGGTCTCCATCCAATCTTCCAGCAAGTTGCCCAGCCCGATCCAGGGCCTGATCATCGGTTACCAGGATTATTACAACGAGGACGTGCAGGGATCCGGCGCCACCATCATCCCCTTCACCAGCCAGCCCAACTGGTTCGCCGAAGGCGTGGCCCAATACGAATCGGAGTATTCCGGATACGACGCCTGGGACTCGCACCGAGACATGATCCTGCGCATGGCGGCGCTGCACGGGAAACTCCTGAGTTACGATCGCATGGGGACTTTCGCCGGCACCAGCCTGGAATACGAGCAGGGCCCCTACACCCAGGGATTCGCCTTCGTGAAATACCTGGCCTCCCGATACGGCGACTCGGCCATGATCCGGCTATGGGCGGAGAACTCCCGCATCCATCGGCAGACCCTCTCGGGATCGATGGAACGGGTGATGGGGAAGGATGCCCAAGGCCTATGGCTGGATTGGAAGAACTCTATCACCGCCCAGTACGCCGATCAGGTCAAGGCGCTCGGTCCTTTGAGCGAGGG
The genomic region above belongs to Fibrobacterota bacterium and contains:
- a CDS encoding SagB/ThcOx family dehydrogenase, whose amino-acid sequence is MASFTERYHELTKYNPHTIDKLGPVHWDRQPPAFKPISAKGKIDLLTRLQAAMEILGTDPAAPREAADTGGPETGGTESGGPEAGLENIARLLFFTLGLTARLTDQSGSDHFLRAAPSAGGLYPTEIYVAARGQKGLADGIYHYHSLKSALIPVWEGSFWADLKHYFLGHPAVEGAGLLFLFTGIYGRSAWRYKERAYRRILLDTGHALGNLLEACRATGQDYALLGGFLDAGLEELLFLTPKEEFPLLGVAVGPRGSLLAAFGQYPGEPPAEAIKHAQAGDPMQVQQNACERIRSEKPRAPVSGACGGPAFPLPSRYSPFKAILSRRSCRKFTGASVTLDQVREALAYAFRPEGAPWCLAPGQLGFHLVALGIKGLEPGVYELDPATLGLTERRRGDFRSETYFMCLGQDLASECAFALVHTANLAALAEVYGDRGYRYACMDAGQIGERLNLWSVHQGLGSSGIGGYYDDQANELLKAPLAHGILYISLVGVPEAE
- the trxA gene encoding thioredoxin yields the protein MASEFVKELTSENFEQEVAAYTGTVLVDFWAPWCGPCRMVGPVVEELAKDYQGKVKVGKLNTDDAPDIASKFGIRSIPTLLFFKNGAVVQQLVGAYPKSKISEKLESALK
- a CDS encoding HDOD domain-containing protein — protein: MPESDFGNPEAFFARYVRRDGGVPKNPVLIRETLAVLRDPACSAQDLVHVLEKEPAVSSKVLKAANSVFYGTPRSITSLKAAIVRLGNHNISRIALSASLAGSEGPLWGDFWRHSIAVGLLSRHIAQFTGIYTQQEVEELFSMGLLHDLGAMIELDSGEFKRVERTIEAGPHTLAEAENLVFGFDHGRLGKHVAEQWNFPGDLVAAIGHHHQPEQSKEFYKKTIVVHLADLVCHGFQIVSLPGEAPPPTQDAYLEELNLPVEQLVIFGEWLLQQKDEIDAFGDLMRDASS
- a CDS encoding ATP-dependent Clp protease proteolytic subunit — its product is MDDKEKEKEKEESNLGKEIMESFIKARKIFLWSQVDDTVAEKVVKQLLYLDTLNHEDITLYINSPGGVISSGMAIIDAMSAIKSDVATVVSGQAASMGAQLLALGTKGKRYAWKNARVMIHQPLISGQMYGPATDIQIQAEEMLRIRNVLNKLLADATGKSVEQIELDTDRDRFMTAEEAKAYGMVDFIENKL
- a CDS encoding cysteine--tRNA ligase, whose translation is MSADLSIYNTASKKVEPFVPLTPGVARVYSCGPTVYHYVHIGNLRTFIFEDLLRRTLEYVGYAVKHIVNITDVGHLTSDADTGEDKMEKGAAREGKSVWDIAEYYTQSFYKDWERLNLKQPSAWTKATAHIPEQIALVQTLEAKGFTYIIPDDGIYFDTAKFPRYADFAGLDLKGMQEGHRIGVTEGKRNASDFALWKFSPKDSKRAMEWDSPWGLGFPGWHAECSAMAMKHLGDTLDIHCGGTDLIRVHHTNEIAQSECATGHTFSRYWMHGSWLVEQPTADGGGGKMSKSSGEFVTLDLLLKKGYGAMDYRYFCLSAHYRQYLNFSWEAMDTARDSLKSLRRKTDPLVAKASSLASDNALGWRQRFQAAICDDLGFPQALAVLNQMLKDPDLLDGEKGALVLDFDQALGLKLDEKDERAGTALPGPLAALLEERKEARARKDWKRSDEIRDLLKDKGFGVKDNPDGTTNWFPI
- a CDS encoding HDOD domain-containing protein; its protein translation is MAEDSKQRYQRIIQDLGQIPTMPTIAAKVMQIVNDPHSSAEDVAKFISRDVALTSKVLRLANSAFYGIPRTISSVNSAIVILGFNTIRSLVLSASVLKVFPQKPGLVRFDRKAFWKHSFMVGIASRMLAQIYRKKKLVDMETAFSAGLLHDIGKIILEQFSNEDYLPVLNAAKEKGLPLVMVEKSILGMSHADVSGMLVDKWQMPNELKGPIVFHHSPLEDKTAQDMACIVHFANHLCHLKGSGCMAEETYAPLAKEVEGLLGLGISSEQLLEELEKHIQEAEPFFSLIEAN
- a CDS encoding thioredoxin fold domain-containing protein, which gives rise to MKGLRGIFVPVALLGAFASLGFSQDLVWKPFDKGLKDAAAGKKYAFVDVYTDWCGYCKMVESTTLKAKPVLAELEKNFVSIKFNAESQDQVTWKGKKIAMRDLSLSWGVEGFPTLLFISPKGEIIGSFSSYAEADLMINLLKYISSGARERKVSFEEFLKGAS
- the ftsY gene encoding signal recognition particle-docking protein FtsY, with product MGFFGKIFTGLTKTRESMVKEVKGAFGKGKLTEQVIENIEEKLLACDIGIDVASAIMDYVRTKARGEEIDSQQLLGWMAEATRDLLPQTPAWEAKAKPHVILMIGVNGAGKTTTIGKLAHFYKGLGLKVMVAAGDTFRAGAIAQLERWAERTDVDIVKHQEGADAASVAYDAYAAAKARGFDILIIDTAGRLQNKGHLMEELRKIVRVLRKHDESLPHECLLVIDGNTGQNAIQQGQGFNGIVKLDGLVVTKLDGTAKGGAIIPICREFGIPVAWVGVGEDVGDLIRFDREEYVRGLFLKDAEATELIPDPTALPAGKTASDYYLGV